Proteins co-encoded in one Paracrocinitomix mangrovi genomic window:
- a CDS encoding LVIVD repeat-containing protein: MKKLRLIVAGALVLGVITSCDKEEINTNEAEEETSSTSNTKAPTSTGEGGSLAQFTIVENHLYTIDYKTLNIFDLSNPDEPVLVETINMGVGLETVFHQNGRLFIGANNGVHIYDITDPRSPQEISQFNHVTSCDPVVANDHYVYATLRGGTTCGGVLSQLDVIDISNVQFPNLAGTYELMNPYGLAISKANEQLVYVCDGYEGVKVMDVSNPYGIQIVQIYEGLEALDIIEDDNNHLILLTRTGIYQFDATNPTDLIEKSFIPVQ, from the coding sequence ATGAAAAAGTTAAGATTAATAGTAGCTGGAGCATTAGTATTAGGTGTTATAACCAGCTGTGATAAAGAAGAAATAAACACAAATGAGGCTGAAGAAGAAACCTCATCTACTAGCAATACAAAAGCGCCTACAAGTACAGGTGAAGGTGGATCGCTAGCACAATTCACAATCGTAGAAAATCATTTATATACCATTGATTATAAAACCTTAAACATCTTTGATTTGAGCAATCCTGATGAGCCTGTTTTGGTTGAAACAATCAATATGGGTGTTGGTTTAGAAACTGTTTTCCATCAAAATGGAAGATTGTTTATCGGAGCTAACAACGGTGTGCATATTTATGATATCACGGATCCTAGAAGTCCGCAAGAAATATCACAATTCAATCACGTAACAAGTTGTGACCCTGTAGTGGCAAATGACCATTACGTTTACGCTACTTTACGTGGAGGTACTACTTGCGGTGGAGTTTTAAGCCAGTTAGATGTTATTGACATCAGCAATGTGCAATTTCCTAATTTGGCAGGAACTTATGAATTGATGAATCCTTATGGATTAGCAATTTCAAAAGCAAACGAACAATTAGTATACGTTTGTGATGGTTATGAAGGAGTTAAGGTAATGGATGTTTCAAATCCTTATGGAATTCAGATCGTTCAAATTTATGAAGGATTAGAAGCTTTAGACATCATTGAAGATGATAACAATCATTTGATTTTGTTGACTAGAACAGGTATCTATCAATTTGATGCTACTAATCCAACAGATTTAATTGAAAAATCGTTTATTCCGGTACAATAA
- a CDS encoding MBL fold metallo-hydrolase RNA specificity domain-containing protein, translating to MQEMEKANAFKLQFIGGAGTVTGSKTLLSTKEKNVLIDCGLFQGLKELRNLNWEDFPVDPKSIDSIILTHAHLDHCGYIPVLVKNGFNGPIYCTPATAELTEIILLDSAKIQEEDAERAKSHHYSGHLNCKPLYTVDEAKKCFGLFNTHEYNEWVLIDHHIKFSFHNAGHILGSAMIELKVEDKVIVFTGDIGRKKPMLLYPPSKIKEADYVVLESTYGDRTHETENVKRSLKEIIDETYNRGGILMIPSFAVERTQELIYLIWQLKEENELPNIPVYLDSPMGVKSSLVFDRYPEIQNLPKFVADHMFGAVKYISGYEESKAVVADRKPKIILAGSGMLEGGRILHYLNNHGENSKNTLLFVGYQAVGTRGRDLQNGTKMVKFFGQYRPINCEIRSISSMSAHGDREEMIDWLKNFKKEPTTIFLNHGEPHQTNAFRVMIETELGWNVEIPKLNEIIEIEE from the coding sequence ATGCAAGAAATGGAAAAGGCCAATGCTTTTAAACTGCAGTTCATTGGAGGTGCAGGAACTGTAACAGGTTCTAAAACTTTACTGTCCACAAAAGAAAAAAATGTACTCATTGATTGTGGGTTATTTCAAGGACTTAAGGAACTACGAAATTTGAACTGGGAAGATTTTCCGGTAGATCCAAAATCAATTGACAGTATTATATTAACTCATGCCCATTTAGATCATTGTGGCTATATCCCTGTTTTAGTAAAAAATGGATTTAATGGTCCCATTTATTGTACGCCAGCAACGGCAGAATTAACTGAAATCATATTACTGGATAGTGCAAAAATTCAGGAAGAAGACGCCGAAAGAGCCAAAAGTCATCATTACAGCGGACATCTTAATTGTAAGCCTTTATATACTGTAGATGAAGCAAAAAAATGCTTTGGACTTTTCAATACACATGAGTATAATGAATGGGTGTTAATTGATCATCACATTAAATTTAGTTTTCACAATGCCGGTCATATTTTAGGATCTGCAATGATTGAACTAAAAGTGGAGGATAAAGTGATTGTTTTTACCGGAGATATTGGTAGAAAAAAGCCAATGTTATTGTATCCGCCAAGTAAGATCAAAGAAGCAGATTATGTGGTCTTAGAATCCACATATGGAGACCGTACCCATGAAACTGAAAACGTAAAAAGATCTTTAAAAGAAATTATAGACGAAACATACAACAGAGGAGGAATATTGATGATTCCGTCTTTTGCAGTGGAGCGAACTCAAGAATTGATTTATTTGATTTGGCAGTTGAAAGAAGAAAATGAATTGCCAAACATCCCCGTTTATTTAGACTCTCCAATGGGCGTTAAGTCTTCCTTGGTTTTTGACAGATATCCTGAAATTCAAAACTTGCCAAAGTTTGTGGCAGATCATATGTTTGGTGCAGTAAAATACATCAGTGGATATGAGGAATCAAAAGCTGTTGTAGCAGATAGAAAACCTAAAATCATTTTGGCAGGAAGTGGAATGTTAGAGGGAGGAAGAATACTTCATTACCTCAACAATCATGGAGAAAATTCTAAAAATACTTTGCTTTTTGTAGGTTACCAAGCTGTTGGAACAAGAGGTAGAGATTTACAAAACGGAACCAAAATGGTAAAGTTTTTTGGACAATATAGGCCAATTAATTGTGAGATTAGATCTATTTCATCCATGTCGGCGCACGGGGATAGAGAAGAAATGATTGACTGGTTAAAGAACTTCAAAAAGGAACCAACAACCATCTTTTTAAATCATGGTGAACCTCATCAAACCAATGCGTTTAGGGTAATGATTGAAACAGAATTAGGATGGAATGTTGAGATTCCTAAGTTGAACGAAATTATTGAGATTGAGGAGTAA
- a CDS encoding DNA alkylation repair protein: MELYNKVISTYESHANAELAGPMKAYMKNNFEFYGIKSPLRKEISKPLMNQSKSLSADEVFELVKMLWERPQRELQYFALELFLKHKKAIKEEEDIEFLQWMAVNGSWWDTIDSIAPKLMKVYFDKFPDNRNKKVDEWVGSGNIWLQRCAILIHLKQKENVDLPYMFETILRLNDTNEFFVNKAIGWVLRENAKHQADPILQFVDQHKAELSNLSVREALKHF, encoded by the coding sequence ATGGAACTATATAACAAAGTAATCAGTACCTACGAATCGCATGCAAATGCTGAATTGGCGGGGCCAATGAAGGCTTACATGAAAAATAATTTTGAATTCTATGGAATTAAATCTCCACTGAGAAAAGAAATTAGTAAGCCATTGATGAATCAATCTAAATCACTTTCTGCGGATGAAGTGTTTGAGTTGGTAAAAATGCTGTGGGAGCGTCCCCAAAGAGAACTACAATATTTCGCCTTGGAATTGTTTTTAAAGCATAAAAAGGCCATAAAAGAGGAAGAAGATATTGAATTTTTACAATGGATGGCAGTTAATGGTTCATGGTGGGATACTATTGATTCAATAGCTCCAAAATTGATGAAAGTTTACTTTGACAAGTTTCCTGATAACCGAAATAAAAAAGTTGATGAATGGGTAGGGTCAGGCAACATCTGGTTGCAGAGATGTGCTATTTTAATTCACCTCAAACAAAAAGAGAATGTAGATCTGCCTTATATGTTTGAAACCATTTTAAGACTCAATGACACCAATGAGTTTTTTGTCAATAAAGCTATTGGTTGGGTATTGAGAGAAAATGCTAAACATCAAGCTGACCCTATACTGCAATTTGTGGATCAACACAAGGCTGAACTATCAAATTTATCTGTAAGAGAAGCACTAAAACATTTTTAG
- a CDS encoding sterol desaturase family protein, whose product MGGSYGETIASAFSGYANYVWSEITFQTNPWYANFFWFLILLSVVVYALELAFPWRKDQPKIRKDFWLDAFFMFFNFYIFALFITGFYALVEHFASNMGYSTDAIAIINVKEMPKWLGLLIFFILNDFVQWFTHVLLHRYQWMWRFHKVHHSVEQMGFAAHLRYHWMENILYKPLKTLVVLLLVGGEPSDAFIIHYIAIAIGHINHANIGLDYGPLKYIINNPKMHIWHHAKDLPKEHPYGMNFGISLSIWDYIFRTSYVPSSGRDIKLGFPGIEKYPKKFLQLMTSGFGKTPDEKTSE is encoded by the coding sequence ATGGGAGGATCATACGGAGAAACAATTGCCTCAGCATTTTCGGGATACGCAAATTATGTGTGGAGCGAAATAACTTTTCAAACCAATCCTTGGTACGCCAATTTCTTTTGGTTTTTAATCCTATTATCAGTAGTGGTATACGCACTTGAACTGGCTTTTCCTTGGAGAAAAGATCAACCGAAAATTAGAAAAGACTTTTGGTTAGATGCATTTTTTATGTTCTTTAACTTCTACATTTTCGCCTTGTTTATTACGGGATTCTATGCACTGGTTGAGCATTTTGCGAGCAACATGGGGTATTCAACTGATGCCATTGCTATCATCAATGTAAAGGAAATGCCAAAATGGTTAGGCTTGCTTATCTTTTTCATACTGAATGATTTTGTGCAATGGTTTACACATGTTCTGCTACACAGATATCAGTGGATGTGGCGTTTTCACAAAGTTCACCACTCGGTTGAACAAATGGGATTTGCTGCTCATTTGAGATATCACTGGATGGAGAACATTCTCTATAAGCCTTTAAAAACGTTAGTTGTATTATTATTAGTTGGTGGGGAGCCAAGTGACGCCTTCATTATCCATTATATTGCCATTGCAATCGGTCACATAAATCATGCAAATATTGGATTGGATTATGGTCCATTGAAGTACATCATTAACAACCCTAAAATGCACATTTGGCACCACGCTAAAGATCTACCAAAAGAGCATCCTTACGGAATGAACTTTGGTATCTCTTTAAGCATTTGGGATTATATTTTTAGAACAAGTTACGTTCCTTCTTCAGGACGTGATATCAAACTAGGATTCCCAGGAATAGAAAAATATCCAAAGAAATTTTTACAGTTAATGACTTCTGGTTTCGGTAAAACGCCGGATGAAAAGACTAGTGAGTAA
- a CDS encoding T9SS type A sorting domain-containing protein: MRTSTTLLPAFMLAFTCIGYSQVTIYEQNFDTLTVNQTVGNQVNEIQPISGNLGGTDDALVSDDHASSPSNSMKITNSKDMYYDCGGVTSGHYAIEFNAFMHDQGYFNIQHQKEVGWACDVFLTSSNTILYQDNPSTASATVVGSYQNDVWINFRFEIDIDNDEIKFFKDDTLLHTSVFTNATVGAGTNKLDVIDFYGLSGGFQGVNSTYMYIDDFQFINLGTSVGTNETLKNQFDVFPNPANTLIQLTNIPQDAKNVVVYNISGKQVFEQTILSTSLNINSTDFAKGFYTVTIELSDGTLETRKILITH, translated from the coding sequence ATGAGAACCTCTACTACATTATTACCGGCATTTATGCTGGCCTTTACTTGCATTGGATACAGTCAAGTAACAATCTACGAACAAAATTTTGATACCCTTACAGTAAATCAAACTGTTGGCAATCAAGTAAATGAAATTCAACCTATTTCTGGAAATTTAGGTGGAACAGATGACGCCTTAGTTTCAGATGACCATGCTTCCAGTCCTTCAAATTCTATGAAAATCACAAATAGTAAAGATATGTACTATGATTGTGGTGGTGTTACATCCGGACATTACGCCATTGAATTCAACGCATTTATGCACGATCAAGGGTATTTTAATATCCAACATCAAAAAGAAGTGGGATGGGCATGTGATGTTTTTTTAACCAGCAGTAATACAATATTATATCAAGACAATCCGAGTACCGCTTCGGCTACAGTTGTTGGATCATATCAAAATGACGTATGGATCAATTTTAGATTTGAGATTGACATTGATAATGATGAGATTAAATTTTTTAAGGATGATACCCTATTACATACATCTGTATTTACGAACGCAACAGTTGGTGCAGGAACAAATAAGCTAGATGTTATTGATTTTTACGGATTATCAGGTGGATTTCAAGGAGTGAATTCTACCTATATGTACATTGATGATTTTCAATTTATCAATTTAGGAACTTCGGTAGGGACGAATGAAACTTTAAAAAATCAATTTGATGTTTTCCCTAATCCTGCAAATACACTTATTCAGTTAACAAATATTCCGCAAGATGCTAAGAACGTAGTTGTATATAACATAAGTGGAAAGCAAGTTTTTGAACAAACTATACTTTCCACTTCATTAAATATCAATTCCACTGATTTTGCCAAAGGTTTTTACACTGTAACCATTGAATTATCTGATGGAACCCTGGAAACCAGGAAAATTTTAATTACTCACTAG
- a CDS encoding RNA polymerase sigma factor — protein sequence MNESKIIEFLRKDQQERAFRRLYKYYPKVEKHIVVNSGSKEEALDIFQDALVILYKKVQELDASSPIKIDGFLINTCKLLWSNELRKKKVRKGDETGLGNLEFEDEINHQIEKEEKFQVMEEVLKKMGEKCKSILEMFYFKSLSMENIAKKIGYKTVKSAKVQKYKCMETARQLAIELSNTASMSEAEKQYS from the coding sequence ATGAACGAAAGTAAAATCATTGAATTTTTACGGAAAGACCAACAGGAAAGAGCCTTTAGGCGCCTGTACAAATACTATCCAAAAGTTGAAAAACACATAGTTGTAAACTCAGGATCAAAAGAAGAAGCACTGGATATTTTTCAGGATGCTTTAGTAATTCTATACAAAAAAGTACAAGAGCTTGATGCCAGTTCACCTATTAAAATAGATGGCTTTTTAATTAATACATGCAAATTACTTTGGAGCAATGAGCTAAGAAAAAAGAAAGTGAGAAAAGGAGATGAAACCGGTTTAGGTAATCTGGAATTTGAAGATGAAATCAATCATCAAATTGAAAAAGAAGAGAAATTTCAAGTGATGGAAGAAGTACTAAAAAAAATGGGGGAAAAGTGTAAGTCCATTTTAGAGATGTTTTACTTCAAATCACTTTCAATGGAAAACATAGCAAAGAAAATTGGATATAAAACTGTAAAATCTGCCAAGGTGCAGAAATATAAATGTATGGAAACCGCCAGACAACTGGCCATTGAATTGTCTAACACCGCTTCTATGTCAGAAGCCGAAAAACAGTATTCATGA
- a CDS encoding ChbG/HpnK family deacetylase, whose product MNHKLILTADDFGVYDEIDNAIISAIQQKRLTAVSVIVTFQGWEQRVEKLLELRQSYDFGIGLHFCITAGKPLVAPPNSPLRHEIQADYFQLVQNYNFKGINKQDIAEELEAQILALKNVLKDEPIDHLNNHHNIVYAIPEFFDGFLEMAHKYMTPIRSPMSWYRKFKGIQQLPDYEGGELLSPTMKRGIKIGMWRKLAQQSYGNLLIRMHKANKLSVRYSDVLCEYVYGQTHPTNNKGKSVITHALYQFIDQGMRKSLVDSKENKDPIPVDYTGIHYANENTIEKAKKGRRQKFPDVIRDYGEKRYTKEFSMELIFHLAEPSADYTKMPEMHGMRLDFVPYRQGEFKALTDLNLEYYIDLMQLQLIPYQRL is encoded by the coding sequence ATGAACCACAAACTAATCTTAACCGCAGATGACTTTGGCGTTTATGATGAGATTGATAATGCTATCATCTCTGCTATACAACAAAAACGCCTAACAGCTGTATCTGTTATTGTTACCTTTCAAGGCTGGGAACAGCGAGTTGAAAAATTACTTGAGTTACGTCAATCATATGATTTCGGTATTGGATTGCACTTTTGCATTACCGCAGGTAAGCCTTTGGTAGCACCTCCAAATTCTCCTTTAAGACATGAAATTCAAGCTGATTATTTTCAGCTGGTGCAGAACTATAATTTCAAAGGAATTAACAAACAAGATATTGCAGAAGAATTAGAGGCCCAGATTTTAGCATTGAAAAATGTGCTCAAAGATGAACCAATCGACCATCTGAACAATCATCACAATATTGTTTATGCAATACCTGAATTTTTTGACGGATTTTTGGAAATGGCGCATAAATATATGACACCCATTCGCAGCCCTATGTCCTGGTACAGAAAGTTCAAAGGAATTCAGCAATTACCGGACTATGAAGGTGGAGAATTGTTGAGTCCTACAATGAAGAGAGGAATAAAAATTGGGATGTGGAGAAAATTGGCGCAGCAATCCTATGGAAACTTATTAATCAGAATGCATAAAGCCAACAAATTATCCGTAAGATACAGTGACGTTTTATGCGAGTACGTTTATGGTCAAACCCATCCTACTAACAACAAAGGGAAAAGTGTAATCACACATGCATTGTACCAGTTCATTGATCAGGGAATGCGCAAATCCTTAGTAGATAGCAAAGAAAACAAAGACCCTATTCCTGTTGATTATACGGGGATTCATTATGCCAATGAAAATACAATTGAAAAAGCTAAAAAAGGTCGCCGACAAAAATTCCCTGATGTAATTAGAGATTACGGTGAAAAGAGGTACACCAAAGAGTTTTCAATGGAGCTTATTTTTCATTTGGCCGAACCTTCGGCAGATTATACTAAAATGCCAGAAATGCACGGAATGAGATTGGATTTTGTGCCTTATCGGCAAGGTGAATTTAAAGCCCTTACAGATTTGAATCTGGAGTATTATATTGATCTGATGCAATTACAATTAATACCTTATCAACGCCTATGA
- the kbl gene encoding glycine C-acetyltransferase has product MIGKLKEQLQGELAEIKDAGLYKEERIIITPQGAQVKVDSGEEVIIMCANNYLGLSSHPKVIEGAKKALDSHGYGMSSVRFICGTQDIHKTLEKKIADFLGMEDAILYAAAFDANGGVFEPLFGAEDAIISDELNHASIIDGVRLCKAARYRYKNSDMADLEEQLKAAQQHRNRIIVTDGVFSMDGYVAKLNEICDLAEKYDALVMVDDSHATGFIGKTGRGTHEHHNVMGRVDIITSTLGKALGGAMGGFTAASKEVVDMLRQRSRPYLFSNSLSPAIVGAAIEVFDLLSSTTELRDTLEDNTNYFKAGMKRIGLEIREGDSPIVPVMLYDAPLAQKFANRLLEEGVYAIGFFYPVVPKGLARIRVQLSAAHTKEQLDKAINAFEKVGKELGAIK; this is encoded by the coding sequence ATGATCGGGAAATTAAAAGAGCAATTACAAGGTGAGCTGGCTGAAATTAAAGATGCCGGGCTTTACAAAGAAGAAAGAATTATTATTACTCCACAGGGTGCACAAGTAAAAGTTGACTCAGGTGAGGAAGTAATTATTATGTGTGCTAATAACTATTTAGGGCTTTCTTCACATCCTAAAGTAATTGAAGGAGCAAAAAAGGCTTTGGATTCTCATGGTTATGGAATGTCATCTGTAAGATTTATTTGCGGAACGCAGGATATTCACAAAACCCTGGAAAAGAAAATTGCTGATTTCCTGGGTATGGAGGACGCTATACTTTATGCTGCTGCATTTGATGCCAACGGAGGTGTATTTGAACCACTTTTTGGAGCTGAGGATGCCATTATTTCTGATGAATTAAATCACGCTTCTATTATTGATGGTGTAAGGTTGTGTAAGGCTGCCAGATACAGATATAAAAACTCTGATATGGCAGATTTGGAAGAGCAATTAAAAGCAGCTCAACAACACAGAAACAGAATCATTGTTACTGATGGAGTATTCTCAATGGATGGTTATGTAGCTAAACTCAATGAAATTTGTGATTTAGCTGAAAAATATGATGCTCTTGTAATGGTAGATGATTCACATGCTACCGGATTTATTGGTAAAACCGGAAGAGGCACGCACGAACATCACAATGTTATGGGACGTGTTGATATCATTACTTCTACTTTGGGTAAAGCATTAGGAGGTGCCATGGGAGGTTTCACTGCAGCTTCAAAAGAGGTAGTAGATATGTTGCGTCAAAGATCCAGACCATATTTATTCTCAAATTCTTTATCACCTGCAATAGTTGGTGCTGCAATTGAAGTATTTGATTTATTAAGCTCAACTACTGAATTAAGAGATACCTTAGAAGATAACACCAACTACTTTAAAGCTGGTATGAAAAGAATTGGCCTGGAAATTAGAGAAGGTGATTCTCCAATTGTGCCGGTGATGTTATATGATGCTCCTTTGGCTCAAAAATTTGCCAATAGATTGTTAGAAGAAGGTGTTTATGCTATTGGATTCTTTTATCCGGTTGTTCCTAAAGGATTGGCTAGAATTAGAGTTCAATTATCTGCAGCTCACACAAAAGAGCAATTGGATAAAGCAATTAATGCTTTTGAAAAAGTAGGTAAAGAGTTGGGCGCCATAAAGTAA
- a CDS encoding energy transducer TonB, with the protein MRAELEQVQQIERYLMQQMDAAEKVQFETQMANDPALAKKVNAQRTVVEGIKNAGLKSAAAGAYSSWLMRKWFLKGGITLVLGAGLFSAIYFWPTKDATEDCVPCEQYQVAQHNENEDVAMPGNCCEPVVQEQVAEEVEMVDELLEDDTCVVDQSMGQSESHGTNNHSTVTNINNELEIQENGNSSTNVDFSDGGVIVKDNGDTEMKIPKELVNDYKSSNVRQPTTYVPDDKLLAELWSLNDELNGNITKHPTFPGGEKALQIFLQNEMQYPQSAYRRKVQGTVYVNFIIGKTGAVKNAKVIVGADDDLDKEAERIVGAMPNWKPGEVDGKAADLHYTIPVQFVLTE; encoded by the coding sequence ATGAGAGCTGAATTAGAACAAGTACAACAAATAGAAAGATACTTGATGCAGCAAATGGATGCTGCCGAAAAAGTACAATTTGAAACACAGATGGCCAATGATCCTGCTTTGGCTAAAAAAGTAAATGCACAGCGAACAGTGGTTGAAGGAATTAAAAATGCCGGACTAAAATCTGCAGCTGCAGGTGCTTACTCAAGCTGGCTGATGCGCAAGTGGTTCTTAAAAGGAGGCATAACACTGGTATTGGGAGCCGGTTTATTTAGTGCCATTTATTTTTGGCCAACCAAAGATGCTACTGAAGATTGCGTTCCATGCGAACAATATCAAGTCGCACAACACAACGAAAATGAAGATGTAGCAATGCCCGGCAATTGTTGTGAACCTGTAGTTCAAGAACAAGTGGCTGAGGAAGTTGAAATGGTTGATGAACTGTTAGAAGATGATACATGTGTGGTTGACCAAAGTATGGGTCAAAGTGAATCACATGGCACAAATAATCATTCAACAGTAACAAACATTAACAATGAATTAGAAATTCAAGAAAACGGCAATTCTTCAACAAATGTCGACTTCAGTGACGGAGGTGTAATTGTCAAAGACAATGGAGATACAGAAATGAAGATTCCAAAAGAACTGGTGAACGATTACAAATCTAGCAATGTGCGTCAACCCACTACTTATGTTCCTGATGATAAATTGTTAGCTGAACTTTGGTCATTAAATGATGAATTGAACGGTAATATTACCAAACACCCTACTTTTCCGGGAGGAGAAAAAGCACTGCAAATATTTTTGCAAAACGAAATGCAATACCCGCAAAGTGCTTACAGAAGAAAAGTTCAGGGAACAGTTTATGTGAATTTCATAATTGGTAAAACCGGCGCAGTTAAAAATGCTAAAGTTATTGTTGGAGCAGATGATGATTTAGACAAAGAAGCAGAACGAATAGTAGGTGCAATGCCCAATTGGAAACCTGGAGAGGTGGACGGAAAAGCTGCTGATTTACATTACACCATTCCGGTTCAATTTGTATTGACAGAATAG
- a CDS encoding EI24 domain-containing protein, with protein sequence MIGDIFKSMGTYGKALGMISSLGLWKYLFIPILIGLLLGLAIIALAYFLAGLIGDYISDLWPFSFGESFIESTSDVIGGILVVILGIMIFKQLVMAFAAPFMTPVSERIEEHLSGKKLDKTDTASEFMAALVRGLRINLRNLFVELLITIPLMIFSLIPLINIFCIVLIFLIESYFAGFGNMDYTLERYTDYSQSVKFVRKNKGIAIGNGIVFILLLFIPVVGICLALPLSTAAATIDTYEKLKEQ encoded by the coding sequence ATGATAGGTGATATATTTAAATCAATGGGAACCTACGGTAAAGCCTTAGGAATGATCTCAAGCTTAGGCTTGTGGAAGTACCTGTTTATTCCTATTCTGATTGGTTTATTGCTTGGTTTAGCCATTATCGCTTTGGCCTACTTTTTAGCAGGTCTTATTGGAGACTACATCAGTGATTTGTGGCCGTTTAGTTTTGGAGAAAGTTTTATTGAATCTACATCTGATGTTATAGGCGGAATTTTAGTAGTCATTTTGGGCATCATGATTTTTAAACAATTGGTGATGGCATTTGCTGCTCCATTTATGACACCTGTTTCAGAACGAATTGAAGAACATTTAAGTGGGAAAAAATTAGATAAAACAGATACAGCATCAGAATTCATGGCGGCATTGGTCAGAGGTTTAAGAATCAATTTGAGAAACTTATTTGTAGAACTGCTTATTACCATTCCATTGATGATTTTCTCACTGATTCCGTTGATCAACATTTTTTGTATTGTTTTGATATTCCTGATTGAGTCTTATTTTGCCGGTTTTGGAAATATGGATTATACACTGGAACGATACACCGACTATTCTCAATCTGTCAAGTTTGTCCGAAAAAATAAAGGAATAGCAATTGGCAACGGAATCGTTTTTATTTTACTGCTATTTATTCCGGTTGTGGGTATTTGTTTGGCCTTGCCATTATCCACTGCAGCAGCTACAATAGACACCTATGAAAAGTTGAAAGAACAATAA
- a CDS encoding CAP domain-containing protein, whose product MKTSVWSTYLLTLFLLSRSALAFSQSNDPTYDKTVSKIEAKLNDKKFYPAYKSCNKALESYPNDNRLSALLARIIFYGYKHPKIELDYPSKNDAAFKSLDLMASHNPEDYYHKGFYMNMQRHCMITAVQHIKKGKVNEAFGVLNKWFAVFNNQDENLQNIYTEDIQDTLFFRGRMAYIDQDFELADKYFNWMDSVFNGDHFENKYDATKVMPYEGYYFEVYQHPKYYIAHTAMDEKILTEAEKQVIFMHNLVRIDPLMFDSTYVKTFMATNADIALTEHGTSLRETLRKKKPAVLLFHDQDLTNAAAWHANDLNAHNATGHESSDGSKMLDRFVKFNTSGGGENCSFGRHDAVDIILGLLVDLNSEKKGHRRNILYPSFDRIGLSIKPHPTYGSCIVIDYG is encoded by the coding sequence ATGAAAACAAGTGTATGGTCAACATATTTGCTGACACTCTTCTTGCTATCAAGAAGTGCACTTGCGTTTTCTCAATCAAATGATCCAACTTACGATAAAACGGTCTCTAAAATAGAGGCAAAACTGAACGATAAGAAGTTTTATCCAGCTTATAAAAGTTGTAATAAAGCCTTAGAGAGTTATCCCAATGACAACCGACTAAGTGCTTTGTTAGCCCGCATTATTTTTTATGGATATAAACATCCAAAAATTGAACTTGATTACCCTTCAAAAAATGATGCAGCCTTTAAAAGTTTGGACTTGATGGCAAGCCATAATCCTGAGGATTATTATCACAAAGGATTTTACATGAACATGCAAAGACATTGTATGATTACTGCCGTTCAACATATTAAAAAAGGAAAGGTAAATGAAGCTTTTGGTGTGCTCAATAAGTGGTTTGCCGTGTTTAACAATCAGGATGAAAATCTCCAAAACATTTACACAGAAGACATTCAAGACACCTTATTTTTTAGAGGTAGAATGGCTTATATAGATCAAGATTTTGAATTAGCAGACAAGTATTTCAATTGGATGGATAGTGTTTTTAACGGAGATCATTTTGAAAACAAATATGATGCAACTAAAGTAATGCCCTATGAAGGTTATTATTTTGAAGTCTATCAGCATCCCAAATACTACATTGCACATACCGCAATGGATGAAAAAATATTAACTGAAGCTGAAAAACAAGTAATTTTCATGCATAATCTGGTAAGAATTGATCCATTGATGTTTGACTCTACTTACGTAAAAACCTTTATGGCTACAAATGCCGATATTGCTTTAACAGAACACGGAACAAGTTTGAGAGAAACCTTGAGAAAGAAAAAGCCTGCTGTGCTCCTTTTTCACGATCAGGATTTGACCAATGCGGCAGCATGGCATGCCAATGATTTAAATGCTCATAATGCCACAGGGCATGAATCATCAGACGGAAGCAAAATGTTGGACAGGTTTGTGAAATTCAACACCAGCGGAGGAGGTGAAAATTGCAGCTTTGGTCGTCATGACGCCGTTGATATTATTCTGGGTTTATTAGTTGACCTGAACAGTGAGAAAAAAGGACACAGAAGAAACATCTTATATCCGTCTTTTGATAGAATTGGATTATCCATCAAACCACACCCAACGTATGGCAGCTGTATCGTCATTGATTATGGGTAA